The Heyndrickxia vini genome contains a region encoding:
- a CDS encoding PRC-barrel domain-containing protein codes for MRTLSLLKGIPVYNAEGQKKGEVCDLGISDTGKISCLLIKSKNLFSTLYRLPITEVDEFGEQGIILRKSNKLQKYKAIDEEYTICHSKPLLKKLTISRSGDQLGLLEDVYFSEEVGTIIGYELTDGFFTDIMEGKKIVHSVGPPRFGKDAIIVSVNQTRGGETYDEVPQLPK; via the coding sequence TTGAGAACATTGTCGCTTCTAAAGGGAATACCTGTTTATAATGCAGAGGGCCAAAAAAAGGGAGAGGTTTGCGACCTAGGTATTTCCGATACGGGGAAAATAAGTTGTCTGCTAATTAAATCGAAAAATTTATTTAGTACACTATACCGTTTGCCTATAACTGAAGTAGATGAATTTGGGGAGCAGGGGATCATTTTACGAAAAAGCAACAAGCTTCAAAAATACAAGGCAATAGACGAAGAATATACAATTTGTCATTCAAAGCCCCTATTAAAAAAATTAACAATTTCACGTAGTGGTGATCAGTTAGGGTTATTGGAAGACGTATATTTTTCAGAAGAAGTGGGCACAATCATAGGGTACGAACTAACAGATGGCTTCTTTACAGATATTATGGAAGGAAAGAAGATTGTCCATTCAGTTGGGCCCCCTAGGTTTGGAAAAGATGCCATCATCGTTTCGGTAAATCAAACGCGAGGTGGCGAAACCTATGATGAAGTGCCCCAATTGCCAAAGTAA
- a CDS encoding YrzQ family protein — translation MNKTFVSLLGFGAGIAATAISQRQGYFDNKQMKKMTKRLRKAFR, via the coding sequence TTGAATAAAACATTCGTCTCCTTGCTAGGCTTCGGAGCAGGGATAGCAGCAACAGCAATCTCTCAACGACAAGGATATTTTGATAATAAACAAATGAAAAAAATGACGAAACGTTTACGTAAGGCATTTCGTTAA
- a CDS encoding AI-2E family transporter, whose protein sequence is MQKPRWHWLLNLGILLLLMIILYFFLLLKPFWMPILKIFLSAFIPLFIAAFFTYLLHPLVEKLHELGIHRGLATFLIYIVFFGGIGYMIYLGIPILIEQIKDLSDHIPEFANQYRTWVENLHDSTSRWPDGIQDQIEQRINKFEAWLSGFLSKAINSLMKIVNFIFILAIIPFLSFYLLKDIEKVKQTAWYFTPKRWRNQAKLMVKDADESIGGYIRGQLLVCLLVGTISTIAFWLIDIKYPVLLGLIVGITDIIPYFGPIIGAVPVAIIAATMSVKYLIYVLIIIVVLQFLEGNILSPLIVGKSLHMHPLFIILALTIGGEIGGVVGLIIAVPSLAILKVILIHVKNHISTNIHSQD, encoded by the coding sequence TTGCAGAAACCCCGTTGGCATTGGCTTTTAAATCTTGGTATTCTATTACTTTTGATGATCATTTTGTATTTTTTTCTTCTTTTAAAACCATTTTGGATGCCTATACTAAAAATATTTTTATCTGCATTTATACCTTTGTTTATTGCTGCCTTCTTTACGTACTTATTACATCCTCTTGTGGAAAAACTACATGAGCTGGGTATACATAGAGGATTAGCAACCTTTTTAATTTATATCGTTTTTTTTGGCGGAATCGGATACATGATCTATTTAGGCATCCCTATCTTGATTGAACAGATTAAAGATTTATCAGACCATATTCCAGAATTTGCGAATCAATACCGTACGTGGGTAGAAAATTTACACGATTCAACCTCGAGATGGCCGGATGGAATCCAAGATCAGATTGAACAGCGAATCAATAAGTTTGAAGCTTGGTTAAGCGGTTTTCTTTCAAAAGCAATAAATTCGTTAATGAAAATTGTAAATTTCATATTTATTCTAGCAATTATCCCTTTTCTCTCTTTTTATTTACTAAAAGATATAGAAAAGGTAAAGCAAACAGCATGGTATTTTACTCCGAAGAGATGGCGCAACCAGGCGAAACTTATGGTAAAAGATGCGGATGAATCAATCGGGGGATATATAAGGGGTCAACTTTTAGTTTGTCTATTAGTTGGGACAATTTCTACAATAGCATTTTGGTTAATCGATATAAAATATCCCGTTCTATTAGGTTTAATTGTTGGAATTACGGATATTATTCCTTACTTTGGTCCAATTATCGGTGCAGTACCGGTGGCAATTATTGCAGCGACCATGTCAGTAAAATATTTAATTTATGTTCTTATCATAATTGTAGTATTACAATTTCTTGAAGGAAATATATTATCCCCTTTAATCGTTGGCAAGTCCTTACATATGCATCCGTTATTTATTATTCTTGCATTGACAATCGGAGGGGAAATCGGAGGAGTAGTCGGATTAATTATTGCTGTCCCTTCTTTAGCCATATTAAAAGTTATTTTAATTCATGTGAAAAATCATATTTCAACAAATATACATTCACAAGATTGA
- the alaS gene encoding alanine--tRNA ligase — protein sequence MKNLTGEQIRQMFLDFFQEKGHKVEPSASLVPHDDPSLLWINSGVATLKKYFDGRVIPENPRITNAQKAIRTNDIENVGKTARHHTFFEMLGNFSIGDYFKEEAIDWAWEFLTSPKWIGFDPDKLSVTIHPEDDEAHELWNKKIGLPEERIIRLEENFWDIGEGPSGPNTEIFYDRGPEFGNDENDPELYPGGENERYLEVWNLVFSQFNHNPDGTYTPLPKKNIDTGMGLERMASVIQEVPTNFDTDLFMPIIGETEKLSGEKYRVDTEKDVAFKVIADHIRTVSFAVSDGALPSNEGRGYVLRRLLRRAVRYAKTININEPFMYKLVPVVAEIMVDFYPQVKENTEFIQKVVKNEEERFHETLHEGLAILSSVMNKAKEEGTGIIAGEDVFRLYDTYGFPVELTEEYAAEQGLKIDLEGFEREMENQRERARNARQDVGSMQVQGGILGDIKEPSKFVGYDMLTKSTKVSVIIKDGKLVDQAVSGDEIQFILEETPFYAESGGQIADEGKLEAEGLLVIVADVIKAPNGQHLQRGIIKEGTLKTGNEVVASVNEISRNKTIKNHSATHLLHQALKDVLGTHVNQAGSLVEPNRLRFDFSHFGQITSEELEKIEEIVNEKIWASIPVVIQNKNIDEAKAMGAMALFGEKYGQIVRVVSMGDYSLELCGGCHVSNTSSIGIFKIVSESGIGAGTRRIEAVTGEAAYHLMNEHIHRLNEAAAKLKANPKDLSTRIDNVLQELKDLQKENESLSAKLSNIEAGSLVDNTVIVEGINVIASKVQGVDMNNLRSMVDDLKQKLESGIVVLGSVQDDKVNIIAGVTKDLIEKGYHAGKLVKEVASRCGGGGGGRPDMAQAGGKDPDKLDSALEFVSDWVKSI from the coding sequence ATGAAAAATTTAACAGGCGAACAAATTCGCCAAATGTTTTTAGATTTTTTCCAAGAAAAAGGGCATAAGGTGGAACCCAGTGCTTCACTTGTTCCACATGATGACCCATCATTACTATGGATCAATAGTGGGGTAGCGACATTAAAAAAATATTTTGATGGACGTGTTATTCCAGAAAATCCACGTATTACGAATGCTCAAAAGGCGATACGTACAAATGATATTGAAAACGTTGGAAAAACAGCAAGACATCATACATTCTTTGAAATGCTCGGGAATTTTTCAATTGGCGATTATTTTAAAGAAGAAGCAATTGATTGGGCTTGGGAATTTCTTACTAGTCCGAAATGGATTGGCTTTGACCCTGATAAATTGTCCGTAACTATTCATCCTGAGGATGATGAAGCACATGAATTATGGAATAAAAAAATTGGTTTACCAGAAGAAAGAATTATTCGATTAGAAGAAAACTTTTGGGATATCGGAGAAGGGCCAAGTGGTCCAAATACGGAGATTTTCTATGACCGTGGACCAGAGTTTGGCAATGATGAAAATGATCCGGAATTATATCCCGGTGGCGAGAATGAAAGATATTTAGAAGTATGGAACCTTGTTTTTTCTCAGTTTAATCACAACCCTGATGGAACATACACTCCACTGCCAAAGAAAAATATTGATACTGGTATGGGATTAGAACGAATGGCGTCTGTTATTCAAGAAGTGCCAACGAATTTTGATACAGATTTGTTTATGCCAATTATTGGGGAAACAGAAAAGCTTTCAGGTGAGAAGTATCGTGTTGACACTGAAAAAGATGTTGCCTTTAAAGTGATCGCAGACCATATCCGTACCGTTTCATTCGCTGTAAGTGATGGGGCATTGCCGTCAAATGAAGGGCGTGGCTATGTTTTACGAAGACTTTTACGCAGGGCAGTAAGATATGCAAAAACAATTAATATTAACGAACCATTTATGTATAAATTAGTTCCCGTAGTAGCGGAAATCATGGTCGATTTTTACCCTCAAGTAAAAGAAAATACTGAATTCATACAAAAAGTAGTGAAAAATGAAGAAGAACGATTCCATGAAACTTTACACGAAGGTTTGGCTATTCTATCATCTGTTATGAATAAAGCAAAAGAAGAAGGTACAGGTATCATTGCAGGTGAAGATGTTTTCCGGTTATATGATACGTATGGTTTCCCAGTTGAACTTACTGAAGAGTACGCGGCTGAACAAGGATTAAAAATTGATCTTGAAGGTTTTGAAAGAGAAATGGAAAATCAACGTGAGCGTGCGCGTAATGCAAGACAAGACGTGGGTTCAATGCAGGTTCAAGGCGGAATACTAGGGGATATTAAAGAACCAAGTAAATTTGTTGGTTATGACATGTTAACTAAATCAACGAAAGTATCAGTCATCATTAAAGATGGTAAATTAGTTGATCAAGCAGTTAGTGGTGATGAAATTCAATTTATCCTTGAAGAAACACCTTTCTACGCTGAAAGTGGTGGTCAAATAGCTGATGAAGGGAAATTAGAAGCAGAAGGACTTCTCGTAATTGTTGCCGATGTTATAAAAGCGCCAAATGGCCAACATTTACAACGAGGAATCATTAAAGAAGGTACGCTAAAAACAGGTAATGAAGTAGTTGCATCAGTTAATGAAATAAGCAGAAACAAAACAATCAAAAATCACTCAGCTACCCATCTGCTTCATCAAGCATTAAAGGACGTATTAGGAACACATGTCAATCAGGCAGGGTCATTAGTAGAACCGAATAGACTACGTTTCGACTTCTCGCATTTCGGTCAAATTACTTCCGAGGAATTAGAAAAGATCGAAGAAATTGTAAACGAAAAGATTTGGGCTAGTATACCGGTCGTTATTCAAAATAAAAATATAGATGAAGCAAAAGCGATGGGGGCTATGGCATTATTCGGTGAAAAATATGGTCAAATCGTTCGCGTCGTTTCGATGGGCGATTATAGTTTAGAGTTATGTGGTGGTTGCCATGTTTCAAACACTTCATCGATTGGGATTTTTAAAATTGTTTCGGAAAGCGGCATTGGTGCAGGAACAAGACGGATTGAAGCAGTAACTGGGGAAGCTGCATATCATTTAATGAATGAACATATCCATCGTTTAAATGAGGCAGCAGCTAAGCTTAAAGCAAATCCAAAAGATTTAAGTACAAGAATCGACAATGTACTACAAGAACTTAAAGATTTACAAAAAGAAAATGAATCATTATCTGCAAAATTGTCGAATATTGAAGCAGGGAGCTTAGTCGACAATACAGTTATTGTAGAAGGAATAAATGTAATAGCGAGTAAAGTTCAAGGTGTAGACATGAATAATTTACGTAGTATGGTAGATGATCTGAAACAAAAATTAGAATCAGGTATTGTTGTACTAGGTTCTGTACAAGATGATAAAGTAAATATTATTGCTGGTGTCACGAAAGATTTAATTGAAAAAGGATACCATGCAGGAAAACTAGTAAAAGAAGTAGCATCCCGTTGCGGCGGCGGTGGCGGTGGCCGTCCCGATATGGCTCAAGCTGGCGGTAAAGATCCAGATAAACTAGATTCTGCACTAGAATTTGTGAGTGATTGGGTAAAATCCATTTGA
- a CDS encoding IreB family regulatory phosphoprotein, whose product MSSFDKTMRFNFSEEPLEHDVKEVILQVFEALQEKGYNPINQIVGYLLSGDPAYIPRHQDARNIIRKLERDEIIEVLVKSYLKQHRGGY is encoded by the coding sequence ATGAGCTCTTTTGACAAAACGATGCGATTTAATTTTTCGGAAGAACCTCTAGAGCATGATGTGAAAGAAGTAATATTGCAAGTATTTGAAGCATTGCAGGAAAAAGGGTATAATCCGATTAATCAAATCGTCGGTTACCTTCTATCTGGTGATCCGGCATATATTCCTCGCCATCAGGATGCACGTAACATCATCCGAAAGCTAGAACGTGATGAAATCATTGAAGTATTAGTGAAATCTTATTTGAAACAGCATCGTGGAGGCTATTAA
- the ruvX gene encoding Holliday junction resolvase RuvX: MRVMGLDVGSKTVGVAVSDELGWTAQGIETISIDEEKEKFGFERVAEIVGLYEVQKIIVGFPKNMNNTIGPRGEASKAYADKLKELLGLPVIMWDERLSTMAAERVLLEADVSRKKRKKVIDKMAASMILQGYLDSQN, translated from the coding sequence TTGAGAGTTATGGGTCTTGATGTTGGTTCTAAAACAGTCGGAGTGGCCGTTAGTGATGAGCTTGGCTGGACAGCCCAAGGAATTGAAACCATTTCGATTGATGAAGAAAAAGAAAAATTTGGATTCGAACGTGTAGCAGAAATTGTTGGACTTTATGAAGTCCAAAAAATCATCGTCGGGTTTCCTAAAAATATGAATAACACAATAGGTCCGCGAGGAGAAGCATCAAAAGCATACGCAGACAAGCTAAAGGAACTTCTAGGTTTGCCTGTTATTATGTGGGACGAGCGATTAAGTACGATGGCAGCTGAAAGGGTTCTTTTGGAAGCAGATGTAAGTCGAAAAAAACGTAAAAAAGTTATTGATAAAATGGCTGCTAGTATGATCTTGCAAGGTTATCTTGATAGTCAAAATTAA
- a CDS encoding DUF1292 domain-containing protein, giving the protein MEHGEKHITVIDEDGNEQLFEVLFTFDSEEFGKSYVLYFPVGAEEDENEEIEIHASSFIQKEDGEEGDLQPIETESEWDMIEEMLNTFLDEQEEE; this is encoded by the coding sequence ATGGAACATGGTGAAAAGCATATTACAGTAATTGACGAAGATGGAAATGAACAGCTTTTTGAGGTGTTATTTACATTCGATTCAGAGGAATTTGGAAAGTCTTATGTCTTATATTTCCCAGTAGGTGCGGAAGAAGATGAAAATGAAGAAATTGAAATTCATGCGTCTTCATTTATTCAAAAAGAAGATGGAGAAGAAGGCGATCTTCAACCAATCGAAACCGAATCAGAATGGGATATGATTGAGGAAATGTTAAATACATTCCTTGATGAACAAGAAGAAGAATAA
- the mltG gene encoding endolytic transglycosylase MltG, translating into MDQLTDQKDKKKNKDDVYKKLLVKSDEAKTIRKIVAIICLTIVLIIAGGILAAYLYIQSALKPVDPKSTKTKAVEIPIGSTVSTIGTILEDDGMIKNKLIFKYYVKLNNETGFQAGTYKLSPSMDLKQIITQLKTGTVLKEAKVKFTIPEGLQLSQITTIIAKHSGIDKKEIDKKLDDPKYIKKLIKKYPSLISKKVLEKDVLHPLEGYLFPATYSFYESKPTLDQMINKMLIKTNSVIEKYRDQIQKSKFDLYDILTMASLIEEEATEKADRHKISSVFYNRIKVNMPLQTDPTVLYSLGKHKKRVTYEDLKVDSPYNTYKIQGLPPSPIASAGEMSIEAAINPAKTEYLYFLAASKTGTIYYSKTLAEHNELKEKYITSSKK; encoded by the coding sequence ATGGATCAATTGACTGATCAAAAAGATAAGAAGAAAAACAAGGATGATGTATATAAAAAGTTGTTAGTTAAAAGTGATGAGGCAAAAACCATTCGTAAAATAGTTGCAATTATCTGTTTAACAATCGTATTAATTATTGCAGGAGGTATATTAGCTGCTTATTTATATATTCAATCAGCATTAAAGCCAGTTGACCCAAAAAGTACGAAAACAAAAGCAGTAGAAATTCCTATAGGATCTACTGTATCAACGATTGGCACAATTTTAGAAGATGACGGAATGATTAAAAATAAATTAATCTTCAAATACTATGTAAAATTAAATAACGAAACTGGCTTTCAAGCAGGTACATATAAATTATCGCCATCAATGGATTTAAAACAGATTATTACACAATTGAAAACGGGAACGGTGCTAAAAGAAGCAAAAGTAAAATTTACAATACCTGAAGGATTACAATTGAGCCAAATTACAACGATTATTGCAAAACATTCGGGAATTGATAAAAAAGAAATAGATAAAAAGCTTGATGACCCTAAGTATATTAAAAAACTTATTAAAAAATACCCATCACTGATCTCAAAAAAGGTGCTCGAAAAAGATGTACTACATCCACTAGAAGGATATTTATTCCCTGCAACATATTCATTCTATGAAAGTAAACCGACACTGGATCAAATGATAAACAAAATGCTAATAAAAACCAACTCAGTAATAGAAAAATATAGGGATCAAATCCAGAAGTCTAAATTTGACCTCTATGATATTCTAACGATGGCTTCATTAATCGAAGAAGAGGCTACAGAAAAGGCAGACCGACATAAAATCTCAAGTGTATTTTATAATCGTATAAAGGTAAATATGCCTTTACAAACTGACCCAACCGTTCTTTACTCCTTAGGAAAACATAAAAAACGAGTTACTTATGAAGACCTTAAAGTAGATTCACCATATAACACATATAAAATTCAAGGATTACCGCCAAGCCCTATAGCAAGTGCTGGAGAGATGTCTATAGAAGCAGCTATTAATCCGGCGAAAACGGAATATTTGTATTTTCTTGCAGCATCGAAAACAGGAACGATTTATTATTCAAAAACTCTAGCAGAACATAATGAGTTAAAAGAAAAATATATCACAAGTTCCAAAAAGTAA
- a CDS encoding O-methyltransferase — protein sequence MKEEIHSYIESLIKERDPLFQEMEQFAIQHNVPIMELAGIEVLLQLLQMQRPAKILEIGTAIGYSAMRMAAALPEAKIVTIERDDERYEQALSNISKSEYLHQINILKGDALEIVNEVNEFGSFDAIFIDAAKGQYMKFFELYTPLLSKNGYVYTDNVLFKGLVVNDHIENKRIRNLVKKIKNYNEWLMNHDQYSTTIIPVGDGLAISRKQN from the coding sequence ATGAAAGAGGAAATTCATTCTTATATTGAATCCTTAATAAAAGAAAGAGATCCACTATTTCAAGAGATGGAGCAATTCGCTATTCAACACAATGTACCGATAATGGAGTTGGCCGGTATAGAAGTGCTGCTTCAGCTTCTACAAATGCAACGGCCAGCAAAAATATTAGAAATTGGTACTGCAATCGGGTATTCAGCTATGAGAATGGCGGCAGCTCTCCCTGAGGCGAAAATTGTCACGATTGAAAGAGATGATGAAAGATATGAGCAAGCTCTTTCAAATATCTCCAAATCTGAATATCTACATCAAATAAATATTCTAAAAGGCGATGCACTTGAAATAGTGAATGAAGTAAATGAGTTTGGTTCATTTGATGCAATATTTATTGATGCAGCAAAAGGTCAATATATGAAATTTTTCGAATTATATACTCCCTTACTTTCAAAAAATGGTTATGTATATACAGATAATGTCTTATTTAAGGGTCTGGTTGTTAATGATCATATTGAAAATAAACGAATTCGAAACCTTGTTAAGAAAATTAAAAATTATAATGAATGGTTAATGAATCATGATCAATATTCAACAACCATCATACCAGTCGGTGATGGCTTAGCCATCAGTCGAAAACAAAACTAA
- the udk gene encoding uridine kinase yields the protein MRSKPAVIGVAGGSGSGKTSVTNAIYDHFKGHSILVLEQDYYYKDQSSLPFEERLKTNYDHPLAFDNDLLIEHIEQLLNYQSIEKPVYDYTIHTRSDKTIIVDPKDVIILEGILVLEDERLRNLMDIKLFVDTDADLRIIRRMLRDIEDRGRTMNSVIEQYTNVVRPMHNQFIEPTKRYADVIIPEGGQNHVAIDLVVTKIQTILEQKSFL from the coding sequence ATGAGAAGTAAGCCAGCAGTCATTGGTGTCGCAGGTGGATCAGGATCAGGAAAGACGAGTGTTACCAATGCAATATACGACCATTTTAAAGGGCATTCCATTCTTGTATTAGAACAAGATTATTACTATAAAGATCAGAGCAGTTTACCATTTGAAGAGAGATTAAAAACTAATTATGATCATCCACTTGCATTTGATAATGATTTATTAATTGAGCATATCGAGCAGCTTTTAAATTATCAATCGATTGAAAAGCCTGTGTATGACTATACAATACATACACGTTCCGACAAAACCATTATTGTGGATCCTAAGGATGTCATAATTTTAGAAGGAATATTAGTATTAGAAGATGAAAGATTGCGCAATTTAATGGATATCAAACTTTTTGTTGATACAGATGCCGATTTAAGAATCATCCGACGCATGTTAAGAGACATTGAAGATCGAGGCAGAACAATGAATTCTGTTATTGAACAATATACCAATGTTGTACGACCGATGCATAACCAATTTATTGAACCAACAAAACGCTATGCAGATGTAATTATTCCAGAAGGTGGCCAAAATCATGTAGCAATCGATTTAGTGGTTACCAAAATTCAAACAATTCTTGAACAAAAATCATTTTTGTAA